One part of the Lotus japonicus ecotype B-129 chromosome 2, LjGifu_v1.2 genome encodes these proteins:
- the LOC130736657 gene encoding uncharacterized protein LOC130736657: MDDERLALFMEILYALWLTRNELVFNDGNATVEQILKRGSSFHQPHEQQPVGSTMTRNLPAQWSCPRAGIFKENFDAAIQSSGDAGMGLIARDFHGEVLAAACCPLGPVTSPTVVEAMALRWALVMEKDLGFRRVALEMNCLVLFDAWRRVGGFSILDSVVQDCRYLLSCFDVLDFLFVRRSGNQAADALATLSFSLGDVVWIEEIPQQLFGIVQSDVMAFRTLVSS; this comes from the coding sequence ATGGACGATGAGAGATTGGCTTTGTTCATGGAGATCCTGTACGCACTTTGGTTAACTCGAAATGAGCTGGTCTTCAACGACGGAAATGCCACGGTGGAGCAAATCCTCAAGCGCGGGAGTTCCTTTCACCAACCACATGAACAACAGCCAGTTGGGTCGACCATGACGCGCAACCTTCCAGCACAATGGAGCTGCCCGCGAGCTGGAATCTTCAAGGAGAATTTTGATGCAGCTATTCAGAGTTCTGGTGATGCAGGGATGGGTCTTATTGCTCGAGATTTCCATGGTGAGGTCCTTGCTGCTGCGTGCTGCCCTCTTGGACCTGTCACGTCCCCTACTGTGGTCGAGGCTATGGCCTTGAGATGGGCTTTGGTAATGGAAAAGGATCTTGGTTTCCGCCGGGTTGCATTGGAGATGAATTGCTTGGTTTTGTTTGACGCATGGCGTCGTGTAGGTGGTTTTTCTATTTTGGATTCTGTTGTTCAAGATTGTCGTTATTTACTTTCGTGTTTTGATGTGTTAGATTTTCTTTTTGTCCGTCGTTCGGGGAACCAAGCGGCGGATGCGTTAGCTACTTTATCCTTTTCTTTGGGTGAcgttgtttggattgaggagattcctcaacagttatTTGGCATTGTCCAATCTGATGTAATGGCCTTTAGGACTCTCGTTTCTTCTTAA